One Ictalurus punctatus breed USDA103 chromosome 10, Coco_2.0, whole genome shotgun sequence genomic region harbors:
- the LOC108271171 gene encoding glutathione hydrolase-like YwrD proenzyme isoform X3: MESAPIQCFGSSGNDGAAWRSDLFNGDCFPLEERSMQDDLVFSSRRSPVICLNGCVASSQPLASNIGLEILKSGGNAADAAVAVAAALNVTEPTSTGIGGDAFCLFYDAASRQVRGLNGSGRSPKAQTLELMEACGFSQSNPPPYCHAFNVTVPGAAACWCDTVNLFGSKKLSLADVLQPAIDLAQNGFPVAEITAYQWAEGAKSLRAAGRELGGDLLINNQPPKHGQVMTNPNLARTFQELVLHGRKGFYQGRIAQAVVDVVQENGGVMSLYDMKNHVTAEITPIYIDYKTVRVWEVPPNSQGMAALIALNILQSFPIKDMVHNSADYLHTLVESLKLSMTDTMHFSTDPDKMNVPVEGLLSKDYALQRAQFIQMDKARSVCEPGIPTGSDTVYFTVVDKEGNACSFVNSNYMGFGTGLVPRNCGFSLQVLLNMVEFGMNPQRALDAPRVFVSYDQAARLWQLNLEAGMDRGVADELRRRGHAVNWPVKGHERDRFGRGQMISIGKWWWDLSDEKPEGEERVLWAGSDPRADGCAVGY; the protein is encoded by the exons ATGGAGTCCGCGCCCATCCAGTGTTTTGGTAGTAGCGGAAATGATGGCGCAGCCTGGCGTTCAGACCTTTTCAATG GAGATTGTTTCCCTCTTGAAGAAAGAAGCATGCAAGATGATTTGGTGTTCTCGTCACGCCGCTCACCGGTCATCTGCTTGAATGGCTGTGTAGCCTCCAGTCAGCCTCTAGCATCCAACATTGGACTAG AAATCCTGAAAAGTGGGGGAAACGCTGCAGACGCTGCTGTAGCTGTGGCCGCGGCCCTGAATGTAACAGAGCCTACAAGCACAGGAATCGGAGGAGACGCCTTTTGTCTCTTTTATGACGCTGCGAGCAGACAAGTTCGAGGACTTAATGGGAG TGGAAGGAGTCCTAAAGCTCAGACTCTGGAACTGATGGAGGCGTGTGGATTCAGTCAGAGTAACCCACCACCTTACTGCCATGCCTTCAATGTCACTGTGCCTGGAGCTGCAGCATGTTGGTGTGACACAGTGAACTTGTTTGGGAGCAAAAAG CTCTCTTTAGCGGACGTGCTACAGCCAGCTATAGATCTGGCCCAGAATGGTTTCCCAGTGGCCGAGATTACAGCGTACCAGTGGGCTGAGGGTGCCAAATCCCTGAGGGCTGCTGGGAGAGAACTTGGAGGAGATTTACTTATTAACAATCAACCACCTAAACATGGACAGGTCATGACAAATCCTAACCTTGCACGCACCTTCCAG GAGCTTGTACTGCATGGGAGAAAGGGATTCTATCAGGGCAGGATCGCCCAGGCTGTGGTTGACGTCGTGCAAGAAAATGGTGGTGTGATGAGCTTGTACGACATGAAGAACCATGTCACCGCTGAGATCACACCAATTTACATCGATTACAAA ACGGTACGAGTTTGGGAGGTCCCACCCAACAGTCAAGGGATGGCAGCTCTTATTGCTCTTAATATCCTTCAGAGTTTTCCTATCAAAG ACATGGTCCACAACAGTGCCGACTACCTGCACACACTGGTCGAGTCACTGAAATTGAGCATGACTGATACCATGCACTTCAGCACAGACCCAGATAAAATGAATGTGCCTGTGGAGGGGCTTCTTTCCAAGGATTATGCTCTCCAGCGAGCACAGTTCATCCAAATGGACAA AgccaggagtgtgtgtgagcctGGGATTCCCACAGGAAGTGACACGGTGTATTTCACTGTGGTGGACAAAGAGGGAAACGCCTGCTCCTTTGTGAACAGCAATTACATGGGCTTTGGCACTGGCCTTGTCCCACGAAACTGTGGATTTTCCCTGCAA GTATTGCTCAACATGGTAGAATTTGGCATGAATCCTCAGCGTGCACTCGATGCCCCACGTGTGTTCGTGTCGTATGATCAGGCTG CACGGCTATGGCAGCTCAATCTGGAGGCGGGCATGGACCGAGGTGTGGCCGATGAGCTCAGACGGCGAGGCCATGCGGTGAACTGGCCAGTAAAAGGACATGAACGGGACCGGTTTGGACGCGGGCAAATGATCAGCATAGGAAAGTGGTGGTGGGACTTAAGTGATGAAAAACCAGAGGGAGAAGAGAGGGTACTGTGGGCTGGATCTGATCCTAGGGCAGATGGATGTGCTGTGGGATATTAG
- the LOC108271171 gene encoding glutathione hydrolase-like YwrD proenzyme isoform X1, whose product MESAPIQCFGSSGNDGAAWRSDLFNGDCFPLEERSMQDDLVFSSRRSPVICLNGCVASSQPLASNIGLEILKSGGNAADAAVAVAAALNVTEPTSTGIGGDAFCLFYDAASRQVRGLNGSGRSPKAQTLELMEACGFSQSNPPPYCHAFNVTVPGAAACWCDTVNLFGSKKLSLADVLQPAIDLAQNGFPVAEITAYQWAEGAKSLRAAGRELGGDLLINNQPPKHGQVMTNPNLARTFQELVLHGRKGFYQGRIAQAVVDVVQENGGVMSLYDMKNHVTAEITPIYIDYKTVRVWEVPPNSQGMAALIALNILQSFPIKDMVHNSADYLHTLVESLKLSMTDTMHFSTDPDKMNVPVEGLLSKDYALQRAQFIQMDKARSVCEPGIPTGSDTVYFTVVDKEGNACSFVNSNYMGFGTGLVPRNCGFSLQNRGANFSLDSNHVNCIGPEKRPYHTIIPAMLTDPLSGRLLCSFGVMGGFMQPQGHVQVLLNMVEFGMNPQRALDAPRVFVSYDQAARLWQLNLEAGMDRGVADELRRRGHAVNWPVKGHERDRFGRGQMISIGKWWWDLSDEKPEGEERVLWAGSDPRADGCAVGY is encoded by the exons ATGGAGTCCGCGCCCATCCAGTGTTTTGGTAGTAGCGGAAATGATGGCGCAGCCTGGCGTTCAGACCTTTTCAATG GAGATTGTTTCCCTCTTGAAGAAAGAAGCATGCAAGATGATTTGGTGTTCTCGTCACGCCGCTCACCGGTCATCTGCTTGAATGGCTGTGTAGCCTCCAGTCAGCCTCTAGCATCCAACATTGGACTAG AAATCCTGAAAAGTGGGGGAAACGCTGCAGACGCTGCTGTAGCTGTGGCCGCGGCCCTGAATGTAACAGAGCCTACAAGCACAGGAATCGGAGGAGACGCCTTTTGTCTCTTTTATGACGCTGCGAGCAGACAAGTTCGAGGACTTAATGGGAG TGGAAGGAGTCCTAAAGCTCAGACTCTGGAACTGATGGAGGCGTGTGGATTCAGTCAGAGTAACCCACCACCTTACTGCCATGCCTTCAATGTCACTGTGCCTGGAGCTGCAGCATGTTGGTGTGACACAGTGAACTTGTTTGGGAGCAAAAAG CTCTCTTTAGCGGACGTGCTACAGCCAGCTATAGATCTGGCCCAGAATGGTTTCCCAGTGGCCGAGATTACAGCGTACCAGTGGGCTGAGGGTGCCAAATCCCTGAGGGCTGCTGGGAGAGAACTTGGAGGAGATTTACTTATTAACAATCAACCACCTAAACATGGACAGGTCATGACAAATCCTAACCTTGCACGCACCTTCCAG GAGCTTGTACTGCATGGGAGAAAGGGATTCTATCAGGGCAGGATCGCCCAGGCTGTGGTTGACGTCGTGCAAGAAAATGGTGGTGTGATGAGCTTGTACGACATGAAGAACCATGTCACCGCTGAGATCACACCAATTTACATCGATTACAAA ACGGTACGAGTTTGGGAGGTCCCACCCAACAGTCAAGGGATGGCAGCTCTTATTGCTCTTAATATCCTTCAGAGTTTTCCTATCAAAG ACATGGTCCACAACAGTGCCGACTACCTGCACACACTGGTCGAGTCACTGAAATTGAGCATGACTGATACCATGCACTTCAGCACAGACCCAGATAAAATGAATGTGCCTGTGGAGGGGCTTCTTTCCAAGGATTATGCTCTCCAGCGAGCACAGTTCATCCAAATGGACAA AgccaggagtgtgtgtgagcctGGGATTCCCACAGGAAGTGACACGGTGTATTTCACTGTGGTGGACAAAGAGGGAAACGCCTGCTCCTTTGTGAACAGCAATTACATGGGCTTTGGCACTGGCCTTGTCCCACGAAACTGTGGATTTTCCCTGCAA AATAGAGGTGCTAATTTCTCTCTGGACTCCAATCATGTGAACTGCATAGGCCCAGAGAAGAGGCCATACCACACAATAATCCCTGCCATGCTCACAGATCCCTTGTCAGGGCGCCTCCTCTGCTCCTTTGGGGTGATGGGGGGCTTCATGCAGCCTCAGGGTCATGTGCAG GTATTGCTCAACATGGTAGAATTTGGCATGAATCCTCAGCGTGCACTCGATGCCCCACGTGTGTTCGTGTCGTATGATCAGGCTG CACGGCTATGGCAGCTCAATCTGGAGGCGGGCATGGACCGAGGTGTGGCCGATGAGCTCAGACGGCGAGGCCATGCGGTGAACTGGCCAGTAAAAGGACATGAACGGGACCGGTTTGGACGCGGGCAAATGATCAGCATAGGAAAGTGGTGGTGGGACTTAAGTGATGAAAAACCAGAGGGAGAAGAGAGGGTACTGTGGGCTGGATCTGATCCTAGGGCAGATGGATGTGCTGTGGGATATTAG
- the LOC108271171 gene encoding glutathione hydrolase-like YwrD proenzyme isoform X2: protein MQDDLVFSSRRSPVICLNGCVASSQPLASNIGLEILKSGGNAADAAVAVAAALNVTEPTSTGIGGDAFCLFYDAASRQVRGLNGSGRSPKAQTLELMEACGFSQSNPPPYCHAFNVTVPGAAACWCDTVNLFGSKKLSLADVLQPAIDLAQNGFPVAEITAYQWAEGAKSLRAAGRELGGDLLINNQPPKHGQVMTNPNLARTFQELVLHGRKGFYQGRIAQAVVDVVQENGGVMSLYDMKNHVTAEITPIYIDYKTVRVWEVPPNSQGMAALIALNILQSFPIKDMVHNSADYLHTLVESLKLSMTDTMHFSTDPDKMNVPVEGLLSKDYALQRAQFIQMDKARSVCEPGIPTGSDTVYFTVVDKEGNACSFVNSNYMGFGTGLVPRNCGFSLQNRGANFSLDSNHVNCIGPEKRPYHTIIPAMLTDPLSGRLLCSFGVMGGFMQPQGHVQVLLNMVEFGMNPQRALDAPRVFVSYDQAARLWQLNLEAGMDRGVADELRRRGHAVNWPVKGHERDRFGRGQMISIGKWWWDLSDEKPEGEERVLWAGSDPRADGCAVGY, encoded by the exons ATGCAAGATGATTTGGTGTTCTCGTCACGCCGCTCACCGGTCATCTGCTTGAATGGCTGTGTAGCCTCCAGTCAGCCTCTAGCATCCAACATTGGACTAG AAATCCTGAAAAGTGGGGGAAACGCTGCAGACGCTGCTGTAGCTGTGGCCGCGGCCCTGAATGTAACAGAGCCTACAAGCACAGGAATCGGAGGAGACGCCTTTTGTCTCTTTTATGACGCTGCGAGCAGACAAGTTCGAGGACTTAATGGGAG TGGAAGGAGTCCTAAAGCTCAGACTCTGGAACTGATGGAGGCGTGTGGATTCAGTCAGAGTAACCCACCACCTTACTGCCATGCCTTCAATGTCACTGTGCCTGGAGCTGCAGCATGTTGGTGTGACACAGTGAACTTGTTTGGGAGCAAAAAG CTCTCTTTAGCGGACGTGCTACAGCCAGCTATAGATCTGGCCCAGAATGGTTTCCCAGTGGCCGAGATTACAGCGTACCAGTGGGCTGAGGGTGCCAAATCCCTGAGGGCTGCTGGGAGAGAACTTGGAGGAGATTTACTTATTAACAATCAACCACCTAAACATGGACAGGTCATGACAAATCCTAACCTTGCACGCACCTTCCAG GAGCTTGTACTGCATGGGAGAAAGGGATTCTATCAGGGCAGGATCGCCCAGGCTGTGGTTGACGTCGTGCAAGAAAATGGTGGTGTGATGAGCTTGTACGACATGAAGAACCATGTCACCGCTGAGATCACACCAATTTACATCGATTACAAA ACGGTACGAGTTTGGGAGGTCCCACCCAACAGTCAAGGGATGGCAGCTCTTATTGCTCTTAATATCCTTCAGAGTTTTCCTATCAAAG ACATGGTCCACAACAGTGCCGACTACCTGCACACACTGGTCGAGTCACTGAAATTGAGCATGACTGATACCATGCACTTCAGCACAGACCCAGATAAAATGAATGTGCCTGTGGAGGGGCTTCTTTCCAAGGATTATGCTCTCCAGCGAGCACAGTTCATCCAAATGGACAA AgccaggagtgtgtgtgagcctGGGATTCCCACAGGAAGTGACACGGTGTATTTCACTGTGGTGGACAAAGAGGGAAACGCCTGCTCCTTTGTGAACAGCAATTACATGGGCTTTGGCACTGGCCTTGTCCCACGAAACTGTGGATTTTCCCTGCAA AATAGAGGTGCTAATTTCTCTCTGGACTCCAATCATGTGAACTGCATAGGCCCAGAGAAGAGGCCATACCACACAATAATCCCTGCCATGCTCACAGATCCCTTGTCAGGGCGCCTCCTCTGCTCCTTTGGGGTGATGGGGGGCTTCATGCAGCCTCAGGGTCATGTGCAG GTATTGCTCAACATGGTAGAATTTGGCATGAATCCTCAGCGTGCACTCGATGCCCCACGTGTGTTCGTGTCGTATGATCAGGCTG CACGGCTATGGCAGCTCAATCTGGAGGCGGGCATGGACCGAGGTGTGGCCGATGAGCTCAGACGGCGAGGCCATGCGGTGAACTGGCCAGTAAAAGGACATGAACGGGACCGGTTTGGACGCGGGCAAATGATCAGCATAGGAAAGTGGTGGTGGGACTTAAGTGATGAAAAACCAGAGGGAGAAGAGAGGGTACTGTGGGCTGGATCTGATCCTAGGGCAGATGGATGTGCTGTGGGATATTAG